One Capsicum annuum cultivar UCD-10X-F1 chromosome 2, UCD10Xv1.1, whole genome shotgun sequence genomic window carries:
- the LOC107859770 gene encoding amino acid transporter AVT3C yields MGFKKDEASSSSHVLSIPREDTPLLGKNQHLSSPSKTFANVFIAIVGAGVLGLPYTFKRTGWVMGSVMLFSVAFLTYHCMMLLVYSRRKIESCSIKAAKVSSFGDLGFAVCGPVGRLSVDVMIILSQAGFCVSYLIFVANTLAYLFNYSIAKPDPRILGFSPKAVYIWGCFPFQLGLNSVPTLTLLAPLSIFADVVELGAMGVVMVEDVMIYLQNRSVLEMFGGFNVFFYGLGVAVYAFEGIGMVLPLESETRDKDKFGKILGLAMAFISLLFGAFGVLGYFAFGEDTKDIITTNLGQGLLSTFVQLGLCINLFFTFPLMMNPVYEVMERRFCEGRYCVWLRWLVVLAVTFIALVVPNFADFLSLVGSSVCIVLGFVLPALFHLIAFKNELRWHGLASDAALIVMGTVFAVYGTSSSLMEILAKKL; encoded by the coding sequence ATGGGGTTTAAGAAAGATGAAGCAAGCTCATCATCTCATGTTTTGAGCATCCCAAGAGAGGATACACCACTTTTAGGCAAGAATCAACACCTTTCTTCTCCTTCCAAGACTTTTGCTAATGTTTTTATAGCTATAGTTGGAGCTGGAGTTCTTGGTCTTCCTTACACTTTCAAGAGAACGGGATGGGTTATGGGTTCTGTTATGCTTTTCTCAGTTGCCTTTCTTACTTACCATTGTATGATGCTTTTGGTCTATTCTAGGAGAAAGATTGAATCTTGTAGTATTAAAGCTGCAAAGGTTTCATCTTTTGGTGATTTGGGGTTTGCTGTGTGTGGACCTGTTGGTAGATTGTctgttgatgttatgattattctatcCCAAGCTGGTTTTTGCGTTAGTTACTTGATTTTTGTGGCTAATACTTTAGCATATTTGTTTAATTATTCAATTGCAAAACCAGATCCCAGAatcttgggattttcacccaagGCTGTGTATATATGGGGCTGTTTCCCATTCCAGTTGGGGTTGAATTCAGTTCCCACGCTGACCCTTTTAGCCCCCTTGAGCATTTTTGCTGATGTTGTTGAATTAGGAGCTATGGGTGTTGTGATGGTTGAGGATGTCATGATTTACCTCCAGAACAGGTCTGTTCTTGAAATGTTTGGTGGGTTCAATGTGTTCTTCTATGGTCTTGGTGTGGCTGTGTATGCTTTTGAAGGGATTGGTATGGTTTTGCCTCTGGAATCAGAGACAAGAGACAAGGACAAGTTCGGTAAAATCTTGGGTTTGGCAATGGCATTCATATCTTTGCTGTTTGGTGCTTTTGGAGTGTTGGGGTACTTTGCATTTGGGGAAGACACAAAGGATATAATCACTACAAATCTTGGGCAGGGATTGCTTAGCACCTTTGTTCAACTTGGCCTTTGCATAAACCTGTTTTTCACTTTCCCACTTATGATGAATCCTGTCTACGAAGTGATGGAAAGGAGATTCTGTGAAGGCCGGTACTGTGTGTGGCTGAGATGGCTAGTGGTTTTAGCAGTGACTTTTATTGCATTGGTTGTGCCCAACTTTGCTGATTTCTTGTCACTTGTTGGGAGCAGTGTGTGCATTGTTTTGGGGTTTGTGTTGCCTGCTTTGTTTCACTTGATTGCCTTTAAGAATGAATTGAGATGGCATGGTTTGGCTTCTGATGCTGCACTGATTGTCATGGGCACAGTTTTTGCCGTCTATGGAACCTCTTCTTCATTGATGGAGATCTTAGCAAAAAAGCTCTAG